The segment TCCAtctcgtaaggaaagatttaagtcCAATgaaaacttcttgggagggttaaaaagggagactttgaataggCTGATGTGGTGGAGGAGCAGGTGTAGTCCTGGGAATGATTTAaccggggagatttagttagtggggtgtataaaattccttgttcttgtggaaagttttatataatCCTTCCGGTGTATGAAATTCCTTGTTCTTGCGAAAAGTTTTATATAATccttctgggaaggatttaacccggggagatttaTTTAGTGGGGTGTacaaaattccttgttcttgtgaaagttttatattggtagaactcaccaacaatttattgaaaaatttattgagcatcgcaactcaatagaaaaaacctaCTATTAAGCAAGCCTCCTTGAACTTTTGTTTGAGCTctggctgaacatacattctttcatcctgAACAGTTTATACAGTTTGATGAGGCTACATCTGTTTCTTATgataggttgtttttttttcattgggcgagggaggctatggaaattaaaaaacatatgttttgctaatctttcaatagagacacggggaatttaaatattgatccAGTTTATGattatcttttgaaaaatgaaccaatagtcaataagggaattaaaattttacataatcaccaggggacaagattacctactgGACCGAAAAGAGTTGTTTCAATATTAGCTAAAAAGAGGATTATTTTGTAACAGAATAGTTAAcatagtttcaattttcataatttttcctcagttgctttgatgttctcttTGAAgaaactctaatagcttctttccTCTATGTGGATCAGTGGCgacaataatttttattgttattggcGGTGGATTTAttagtctcgtttgaggtttcttttgttgagttttatctctctttgttgtttattttttcttcttggacTTCAACATTTTGGTAGATCTGACCactaaaatcatatttttatgaatattgcATGCTTGAAACCGttaaattttccaaatattggGGATAGTGCCCCCCCAGTCCCGAACTGACGAGTGTATGTGTTGTGTCAAAACCAATGACCAATTTACGTACGTTTTTGACAGAGTGGGAAATTAAAAACCCTAATCGCAAAAACTTCACTTTGTTACAGGTTTTGATACAATATCCCAGTGCCCTGTCAGAGTTGCCATGGTGAAAAAAGTTGCCCAGCgccctggagaaaaaaattaggcacatcagggtttcaagctctttttcgAAATTCTCGAAAATGTGAGTTTGCACTCTAATTTCGCTCCTAAGATAGACATTAATAGTATTTaacatttcttagaaaaactagACATTGTTTTCAAATCTCGCGGTTTAATTTTCACTTAATAAAGGGGCTGGGAGGGAGAGCATTCGAGAGGGAGTTTTCATCATGCAAATAAGAGTTTTTAAACATGGAGATTTCACGATCTGATCGTGGAGATTTTACCATCAAGAGATTTCACCATCAAATATGGCTGTACGCAGTATGCTGGCGTCCCGGAAACGTTGTTGGCATCTCTCCAAAAGCTCAGAAAATGGGCTGACAAAGCGGGTGCAATCGATACCCGTTGGTCTAGTCTTTCAgtaaaaggttttattttttgtcaatgaCTGTTTTTAGAATCtataaataattgtttttgtaaaaataaaatacttatcTTATTTCTGTGCAAAGTCTAGCAACAATGAAGCTGTTAGCTCCtagaaactttcaaaaatgatgTATATTATGGAATTTTTCTATACTAACAAACTGCTTCTGTTTACATCTTTGGTATGAATGCAATGAGCAAATGTTTCACGATAATGTTTCGcttgaaagtttaaaatagTTCTGTTTATCTGCTCAGATATAGAACAAATTTTACGCTTAAGCGAGCAACAATTTTAaaggtatttaattaattatagttttttccCTAAAATATCGGAAATTGCTTAAGGGACAAAAACCATAGAAAATAAATTGAGACTTATTAATATTTACATCAAGTAGTTTTTTCTATTGCTTTGGGACCTTGGGCCGCAAATTGCGAAAAACTCATGAGTATAGAAGGTTGTTAACTTTGTACTACGTCCCTGTAGCTTCCATTGCAATTAATTGTTCTAATGTCCtaattgttctaatttttaaaagtaaatagctTTAATTTTGGGGTGAAAGAGTGGGTCGGTATACATCCCTGGTTCCTCTCTAAGTTGTGTGGTCAGAAAACATGATATAAGTCGAAAACAGGGGCGGTTCCAGAAACACCAAAGGAGTTTCATATGTCCAAATTGTATTGCGAAATTTGTATGTATAAATGCATAATATATATGCGCGATCTGcatcttccaaaaaaaaagtttttgaatacGGGAATAGACAGGGCTGGAATTGCAGGTTTGTAAActaaagatattaaataaaaattaaaataaagtaaatatataaataataacagaaattatagattatgaaataacaaaaataataatggtaaaaaatattaaaaataataattaaaagttatatgtagttttttattcttaatttgtGGCTCCGGGTATTGAAGTATGATATGCTGCTAGTCTATTGCATCACTCTGTCACGTGGTTTTAAACGACTGTTGAATTTTGtacgtatttgtttttttataaagttaaaCAAGACTGCATGCTAGCCAGTATAAATTGTTTTGCTACATTCAGACCAACGAAGTTTTGAGAAGTATAGTATAGAAGTTTGTGAcgttttatattgtattttgagTTAATCTTTTTGTATAATATATGttgtgaaattaaatttttatatttaaaacgaaaatttaaacatattttttaatttttttttgcagatatttatgtattatattttgaGTTAATCTATTTATAAaagatattttgaaattaaatatttatattttaatagcaAGTTCATAcacatatttaaattattttttttatatttttagttaaagCAGCACCTGAATTTAATTTAGATGCTAAGCTGGTTTCGCAAATCGTCAATTTAGTTCGAGAGAAAGCAGAGGTCTTCAACGCGAATATAGAGAAGTTTGATGTTGATGAATTCACTGATGCAGTGGTAAGTTATACCCTGTTGAAAGATGGGTCACTTTTTACGTAATGTGGGTagcttttttcataattttcttggTAAATCCTGacaatgtttttgttttataaccTCTCGACTAACTGAGTAGGCAGATTTTAGTTATAGGTGTTATCGAAATTTGTGATAggaatttataatatattaaagtactaattctaagtaaaaaaaattaaaaaagttttacagAAAATTAACAGGAAAACGCAATAGCGTTTTTCTGTAGGCATGTGTcaagagaaaataataataattcaattttactatttaatcattgttttaagtttaaaacctcaaatataaaacctttttattattaaaaaggcTATTTCAATTCTCTGGctcaataattttaataattattattaatcatAATTATATTAGTAATTATAATAATCATTAAGTGGGGACTATGTGAGAAGGAGTTAAGTTTTACCAAAACTTTCAAGCTTATAGTGTATTTGTGTATGTGGCGTATTctacaattttcatttaatgTACACCTACTAGTATATACAATATACAAATACAATTTAggatatacaaataaaatataaaaatacaattactAATATACAaccatatacaaaataaagcatacaactcaaaaacaagtttttgttgcGTAAATTCTGTCTATTGTTGTCATGATTGAATCGTGAAAAGAAGCATGCAGACGATATTCTTGGTTACAAACGGGATATTCTTGTTATTCATCccattttttcttcgtttgttcGAACTTACCTCCTCCTCACTTTTTCTCCGTCCAAAAATTGCCCCCTATAATAAAACTATATGTACCGGTGAACGGTTTTTTGCAAATGGTTTCTGGTGCGTTTTTAGAGCCAATTCGAGCGTTGTTCTCATCGTCTTTAATGATTTGAGCATGCCGCTGTGTCTTATTTTTGGTATATGCTTGACCGTCTTGGAATGTTTTCATATGATTTTCCAACAAAACGAAACCAAAGTTAGTTAATCCTACTGTTTGTACCATAGCTAAAACGGCTacaaattttactgttttttttgtttgtttgtaatcTTTGTATGAAGAGACAGAAAAGACTGGGTCAGAAACTTTTTAGAAACTTCCCTCGCTGATGCAGCTTGCATAATTAACATTGCGGTACAATAGAAAGAAATGCTAAATTACTCTTGCGCAGGGGCACCGGATTCGTGAAAAGAGGCAAGCAGAAGGTATTCTTGTTTACAAACAAGCTCAACCGAACATTTTAACCAGTTAATTTAGCTGTAGCTTATCGTCGATCTATACAAGGATCAATTGGGTAAAATAGCTATTATGTTCAGTAGGGCTATTCAACAAATATATATTAGTAGCTATATCTATAAATCAAGTGATAAAAGTGACATTTTTACATCAGAAGAAAATAAGGATTCTATTCATGTCTTAATAGTCAACTAAGGAGTAAATATAACAAATAGCATAATATAGTTggtttatgatttttttaaagtcaattaaataataatttgaagCTATTAGTCTTGaataatgttaataatattCATATATAATATCCATATTATAATGATAATatccaaaatataataatataaaaataatgatgatataaaaattttgtgaatagCATAAATTTATGGCAGTGTTGGTCTTTGGCCATAGCAATTAAGCAAGTTGAACTTCTAGAGCTCCAAGATGATGTATATTTTTCGctcattttctgctgatttttcacGCACGTTCATTATTCTTAAACTTGGCGCCAGCTGAGTGTAAAACCACCCAACTCCGTATGGAaatctttccaaaaaaattgagTCCCctgaattttctaattttgaagACACATATTGTTGTGTATGTTTTCacttaatcaattaaaaaaacggcttttatttttagtgtccttggtacttaaaGCTAagtataagaagaaaaaaaagcttgatctAATCTATCATTTTATtcatcttcaaattggatacagAAAAAGTTTGATGCTAATGATTTCAGTGCGGCCTTCGAAGTCCACAGGCCGTAATACAATGAAAATATCACTAGGCAGAAACTATCAATCTTCAGATGTAATGATACACCACCAGGCGTAACAATCCAGAATCTGAGCCACTGCAATTCAACATTTAAAGACAATTCAGTCTTAGAAGTCCACAGGCCGTAATACAATGAAAATATCACTAGACAGAAATTATCAATCTTCAGATGTAATGATACACCACCAGGCGTAACAATCCAGAATCTGAGCCACTGCAAATCAACATTTAAAGACAATTCAGTCTTAGAAGTCCACAGGCCGTAATACAATGAAAATATCACTAGGCAGAAATTATCAATCTTCAGATGTAATGATACACCACCAGGCGTAACAATCCAGAATCTGAGCCACTGCAATTCAACATTTAAAGACAATTCAGTCTTAGAAGTCCACAGGCCGTAATACAATGAAAATATCACTAGGCAGAAATTATCAATCTTCAGATGTAATGATACACCACCAGGCGTAACAATCCAGAATCTGAGCCACTGCAATTCAACATTTAAAGACAATTCAGTCTTAGAAGTCCACAGGCCGTAATACAATGAAAATATCACTAGGCAGAAATTATCAATCTTCAGATGTAATGATACACCACCAGGCGTAACAATCCAGAATCTGAGCCACTGCAATTCAACATTTAAAGACAATTCAGTCTTAGAAGTCCACAGGCCGTAATACAATGAAAATATCACTAGGCAGAAATTATCAATCTTCAGATGTAATGATACACCACCAGGCGTAACAATCCAGAATCTGAGCCACTGCAATTCAACATTTAAAGACAATTCAGTATTAGAAGTCCACAGGCCGTAATACAATGAAATTATCACTAGGCAGAAATTATCAATCTTCAGATGTAATGATACACCACCAGGCGTAACAATCCAGAATCTGAGCCACTGCAATTCAACATTTAAAGACAATTCAGTCTTAGAAGTCCACAGGCCGTAATACAATGAAAATATCACTAGGCAGAAATTATCAATCTTCAGATGTAATGATACACCACCAGGCGTAACAATCCAGAATCTGAGCCACTGCAATTCAACATTTAAAGACAATTCAGTCTTAGAAGTCCACAGGCCGTaatacaatgaaaatattacTTGAAAGGGAAACCAATCTTCAAATCTAATGATACACCACAAGGCATAGTAATCCAGATTATGAGTCATGGCGATTTAACGTTTAAAGACAATGTGACCTTAGAAGCCCACTGGTTACAATGCAAGGAAAAAGTCCAGATTCTGAGCCTTTGCAATTCAACTTTTAAAGACAATGCGGCCTTAAAAGTCCACAGGCCACAAAGGATGGAAAAATATCACTAGGAAGAAAAAATCAGTCATAACTCgttaaaaataatatactcATGTCCTAGCAAATAGGGTAAACAATATAACTGACAGTCTCCATTTTACCACATTCAGACTTTTCACATTGACCTTGATTTGAGCATACTGactaacttttttatttcttattttaagattcttttgtttcttatagGCAAGCAAAATAAGTGGTAGCCTTAATTTGTCGCAATCAGAAAGCTTGACCTATACTGACGAGCAACTTATTGCATATGCAGGAAGTATTGGACACATAATAAATCGTACTCATGGCCTAAAATCAATGATTGGAACCTTTGAACTGGACGCTATAACACCGCCTGTAAAAGAGCGAGGAAAACGGCAAAAGCAAACGATTGCTCCGGAGAAAAAACCTGAAAAGGTGAGTTCTAAGTGCGTGTTTGAGCATACCGGGATTAATTATCCACCCAGCCTGATTACTCATCCTTTGTGTAAGTGACACCAGAGCTTACAGAGATTGCTACTAAAAAAGGTATGGATTACTGGTcggcaaggctgtatccagggttGAATTTAAATTGACCTAAATTTGAGGATTTTAAAAATTGTCGCTGCAGGCAGCCAATAATGTGTTTTAACATGTGCAGCAACAAAATCAAGAGGAAATATTATATAGTTATTATATACCAAGTTTGTATTGTGTTATCTCTtccaatgaaaaagaaagaacaaaaggaagaaatgaaaaatgaataatacAAAGAGAGAAGTAAACAAGGATGATTTTCAGCCAGTAAATAAATGAGAGAAACAAAGTTAGTATTTCAGCAAAGACCCCAGATAAGCTGTCtccaatcttaaaaaagaaatatcttcgttggtttctctttttgttttctttgttttatcgTTCTTTGTTTTCTCATAGGTCATttatagccagtgtggtctcagagcGTGTTTACGTTATCTTCTCTAATTAATATTATGAATCTTTTCTATGGTCATTTCTCTCGCACCTAGAAAATCAGGTTCTGGAAAAGCTGATAAGCTTTAAAGAGCTTTTTGTAGAAAACTTACCTGCAATTGATATTCACCTACACTCAGCCAGCAGGTTAGGATGGGATTGGATGGTTCTCAAAATAGGGGTCATATCAcgttttagtaaattttctttaaatgacTCTTTTCTTACATTCTTTAGATGAATGGGATACTTTACTGTGCATgcaaatagatatataaataatatatttatattaaaaagtatTCCTATCATAAGCCCCGAAGAGCCGAATTTGCATTTCGGAgtcataaaaacaatataagcaaaaagggTAATAAAAAAATCACGACAACTAAAAAGCTAACAAACTATGCCAAAACAATTCCTTAGTCAAGATAATTAAACTGCAAAATATTAACAAgttgaaaagataaaaactgataaaactaaaaaaagaatcgAATAATATATACgttaataaagtttaaaaaataaaatataaaaagggggaGGGAAACAAGCAAACGAACCTAAAACTTGGTTATCACCagtgccaaaaaataaaaacgaaaactaGCGGTTTATTTGATCAGTATTAAAGCGACAAacgtttttttcatatttggtaAAGCAAAGAATGGGGACAAGTTGGGAACGGATTTAGAAACAGTTCATGGTAGGATGTATCTGTGTTGGGAGTGTCTTtaggatactttttttttcgtgcGATATTTGCATCGCGATGAATATAGCCAAGATTCTATTCCAGAAGAGTGGTGAAGGCGAGGGGGCGATAAAACTGCTCTAAAATCTTTATAAATAAGTTAttacttttttctatatattttgctaGTTTTTGGAGTACTAAGAACGCTTTCCCCCTTCACCTAGGTCAAAGATCCTCTGGTCCTAGGTCAAAGACTATCTGTTCCAAATTGCGCCCTATCGAGAACCTATCCCGTCAATAGCTCAAATGTGTCCTTGAATTTaatctttctttgtgttttGAACTTCAAATGAAActgtaaaaatttaatgacGGAATAGAGAAATTAATATCATGCGCGattaaatatagtaattttaACGTTGTTGGTGTTAAATTATTCTTACTAAACTGAATGGTCTTTGTTTTGATACAGGTAGCACTGTAGTCTCTGTAAAACTTACGTCTGCTTTGTGGGCCAATGTTTGACCAACTAACCAACCAAATCAGCCAAGTCTTGAACATAGCCTAGACTGATATCCACGCATGAAGAGGGGGATGAGGTGGAGTGCGGTTAAACTGAAAGCAACTCTTCAATTAATCATCTTTTCGTGGAGATTTTCAGATTGCGGTTTGCGTCAAGAAATACAATCAGTCAGTATAACAAAtgtttcaaaacaaaacaataaatacacTATTTATTAAAGGGTTGTATTATACATATGTAGGAAACTCGGGCGAACGTTCTTTCATACCGcatatattttgtttctgtGTCTATTAGCTTCGGGACTGGCCCCGCTACAACCCTTTGAGGTTGTTTGGGGATAGAATCTGAGGAAGCATATCACGTTATTTATTGTTAACtagaaaattttgtcttttccaaaatctatACTCAGGTTCAGCCTTCTTTGGCTCAGCAAAATTAACTAAAACTTAACTAACAGTTCTGAATATGGAATTTCCGAGCCATGGGAACCAATAACTAGAGTAcgtttctgaattttttaacaCGGCCTAAAATGCCGTGTTAAAttatgctgtaaaaaaaaagaaaaaaattaccgttcaaattctttttcttcacaTTACCCCAGAAACCTCATGCCAATTTGAATGAACGAGTGACATTCATTCAacgcaaaaaaaagttttctatttatattttctgtgttTAAGAcctaaaaaagactaaaaatgcCACGCCGGGGTAGCTTGCTCTAAAAGCGACaaagttagaaaataaattgtagttttttaatataatcgTTTACCAATTTCACATTCGCTCTCTGTATAATTGTATAGAAGTCCCCTCTCTCTAGTACCTGGGTATAGCCATATGCCAGACTCTTTAAGTTTTTTGATTTTGTCGTTACGAATTATTTTGGCCCCTATTTCGATAACAGTCCATTTTATCCCTCTCCTGAACGAAAAAATATGATATGTCATGATGTGATATTTATTGAAGCTTTTATGTGCCATAGGCCACGGTTAATACAATTTTATGTGCTACAGCTGATACAAAATACAACAGCACAAGAATTATGAGCAAAGACACTTCTTTAaacctttttaaatcaatttactCTATTAACAGATTACAGACAATGGTCCATATGTGGCATAATTGTACCCACCTATAGACCCTGTAAAACATCTTATCTCTCAGTATAACCTCTACCGTTCCTCCGTCGTATACCACTCCCAAAAATTTCCCCCTTCcgacaatttaatttttcataaaagcccaaaaatgaattaaatcatCCTTTCCATCTTCACACATTTGGCAAAATCAAAGAGCTATCTTAGACTTCACCCTTCCCAAATACTTTCTCTTGTCACCAAATGGTCCCCTCCCCCTGCTGATATTATTCACTTTATTCCCCCTTTATTAGTCCTtgccttaaaataaatttcatccCCTCATGCTTCCACAATCGTAGGCGCTGTTATATCACAATTCTGTTTCCGGATTTCATGGCTCTCTAAAATAATCTTTAACTGGTTGGATACCCCCTCACCCCTTCTAACCCTAACCCTTTCCCGTATATAATATAATAGCAAAATCCTTAGTTCGTTTCATTtagaaaattactatttttgaattttaatactCGCTCCTGATttaattacttacttacttgtagaTGTGGCTGGAATCAGGTGTTTCCACCTTCCCCGGCATCAAGGATCTTCGAGACCGGTTTAAACCACGTAGGGCCGTATGCTGCCAGCTGCTTTGCAAGTGGGAGCCATTGGGTTGCACACCCTCGACCGAACTTTCTGAACCCCCCAATAGGTTCAAGATCGGATTTAACCAAGTTTCAATAGCGTTTCCGCTCTCCTCCTTGGTGTCTCTTCCATGAGCTAAGGGGCTCAGCTAGGAGCATTTGGCGAGGCATGTACTCTGTTGGCCTCCGTAAGACTTGGCCCAACTGGTTCAGTCGACGCTCCTTGATCTTGATGAGAACGCGTCTCTTGATACCCCGGTTTAATTACATCCCAATTAAAACTGCTCTAAGAGAAGAATCGATAAGCCGAGTCCGTTGTCTGGTGATTTCTTGAAttaatttgaaagtaaaatCAACTTGatggaaatgaataaaaacttgAGAGCCATGGTTTAAtagagtaaagccaagacagatggtCTCTGTGATAGACAAAGCTGCCCTACCTTTGTCAGAAGTATATTTTTCAGAACTGGTATAACTATTATAACAAGAGTCCTTCGAATATTTCAGATACAACTTCcctgtcttttcttttctacctGATAGTCTAATTACAGAAATCTCTTTATGATATTTTGTgtcattaatattatattactactacttctaacaactcaccacagcaccaagccacatAAGGTCAACATGGCTACGCACGCTCCTATTCCATCCTagtttattcaaagcctccctctgtGCACCATTCCAAGAAGTAGCATTATATTGTTTTGTTATATTGGCTATACTGAGCAGCAAAAAACAACGAACTTCAAAACTATGTTTAAAGTTTAATAAGTTAAAAGATCAAAATAATAGacatcttaattaaaattaaaataataatagtaatgaaataagaatgaaaataaccaaaaaatgaaaattaaattgtaaagttcaaaaatttaaagttaaaaacactaaaataaagtTGGTGATTGAAGATTAGTAGCATGTTGAGTCCGATGTAGTGAATTATGTTATAAAAAGTGGCCCCGTCACTCACAACAAAACTTCATTTTGTGCTCtccaaaataattttgcttttttcctgTGCTAACTCttgtatttttcacatttttgctgGCGTGATAGTAAAGATTTACCGTTGGAATACAAGAAATTAAACTTGtgtttattgatgttttttttaagactttagGTGGAACGAGTACAGCCAAGACCACAGAAGAGTATGTTAAGCATATTttcaagaatttgaaaaaagtcaacCGACCTGTCAATTATTTTGAGTTTCTTCTTGACCCGAAGTCCTTTGCGAGATCCGTAGAGAACATTTTCCATTTTTCGTTTCTAATTAGAGATACCGTCGCAAAAATCGAATTAGGTAAGATATTTCACAAGTTTCCCTGAGTTCGGTTTCTGAGTTGCTGCCCTTGAAGAAATTATGTGTTAAGCAGGTAGTGtttaaaaaaatccacaaaaaagaagaatgattaaagaaaaaagttttaaagtaGTGGAGTAATATAGCTGAGGATTATGACCAGGGTTGCCAACCGGTGAGAataaaatcactagattttagtgatttagTGGGTCTCTCCAATAATCTGGTGATTTTTGTGCtgattaagtatcttttttgtttaggcaatataaaaattacTAGAAGTAGTGGTAAATCACTAAGGGTAGCAACCTTGATGATGGCAGGTGTTAACAGGTTGACAGATATGCTATCAATGAACTCTTTCGTCCATAGTATCAGAAAGGATGAACTTGTAAAAATGGCAGGAAGACACTAGCCACCATAGTTAGCATAGTTAGCCACCACATGGTTAGCTGTAAAGTAAGTTATTTGAACATGTTTAGATGAGTCGTGTGCGATATTATATCTTATCTGGCACCTTTACAGGAGACAGGGATTCTTGGACGCGATTCCCGAAGAAGGGTAATTTTCCGTGGAAGAGGATTTTTCTGTTGTGG is part of the Artemia franciscana chromosome 1, ASM3288406v1, whole genome shotgun sequence genome and harbors:
- the LOC136025769 gene encoding non-structural maintenance of chromosomes element 4 homolog A-like, which produces MKTSHLKRRQTNDDLADSSLKSEDDASSDLRLKYLKLLNDIINKREEIVQFGSGQAIHVFDEAKKLVSQVKAAPEFNLDAKLVSQIVNLVREKAEVFNANIEKFDVDEFTDAVASKISGSLNLSQSESLTYTDEQLIAYAGSIGHIINRTHGLKSMIGTFELDAITPPVKERGKRQKQTIAPEKKPEKTLGGTSTAKTTEEYVKHIFKNLKKVNRPVNYFEFLLDPKSFARSVENIFHFSFLIRDTVAKIELDENGIPMIDLVPQEEKEALTTQAVAAEPNQFVMSMDMDDWQDLITLFRVSKSMFPPL